One genomic segment of Paenibacillus sp. FSL H8-0332 includes these proteins:
- the galA gene encoding beta-galactosidase GalA yields the protein MARSKVNFDRDWGFYQGELHIPYAVKGGMTGGITDTDTLREGEWLDIAYHDKGMSEQQLEWTEVSLPHDWCVEQEYVRDEGLGSRDGSHGYLPGGTGFYRKTFALPADADGSKWNIRFDGVSGTSTVWVNGHLIGSHQGGYIGYSYDLTDVLRYGEEGMNVILVKVDATECEGWWYEGCGIYRHVWLESTDCLHVAEYGTYITTPEVAKEQASVHLSTRIRNDYTEGKQISLHTVIYDADGIQVGEGTAEAYADWYAEVELEQSFCVEQPNLWSPESPYLYKAESVIRVAGQKLDRYETVFGIRSIRFDSKEGFFLNGEPLLIKGTCNHQDFAGVGVALPDSLIEYKLKLLQEMGSNAYRSAHHPPTPELLDICDRIGMLVMDENRKLDSSPNGLSQLSRMLYRDRNHPCVIIWSLENEEVLEGTLTGARVLKTLADWTRRIDPTRPTCAAMNHGWHENGYNDAVEITGYNYGHRQDVSIDLHDHERYPDRLMIGSECASYTATRGIYEDDPVKGYCSEYGTNIPSWGCTPQQAWSDLVQYRFLTGVFMWTGFDYRGEPTPHLWPCINSHFGLMDTCGFPKDSYYYMQSVWREEPMVHVLPHWNWPGSEGKPVEVRVFANTDTVELSLNGRSLGEQQVDTNGYLSWEVLYEPGELQAAGKRGGHVIAEKTVVTAGQPYQIALFPDRLEAQADGSDTIPVRVAVLDKQGYVVPAADHEIRFEVTGAGALLGVGNGNPSSHEPDKSVLRRAFNGWCLALIQTSAAAGAIQVRAVAPGLASAEVVLQSVSE from the coding sequence ATGGCAAGAAGCAAAGTGAATTTTGACAGGGACTGGGGCTTTTATCAAGGGGAGCTTCATATTCCTTATGCAGTTAAGGGTGGAATGACCGGCGGGATTACAGATACGGACACTCTTAGGGAGGGGGAGTGGCTGGATATCGCTTACCATGATAAAGGAATGAGTGAGCAGCAGCTGGAATGGACGGAAGTTAGCCTGCCGCATGACTGGTGTGTGGAGCAGGAGTATGTCCGGGATGAGGGATTAGGCTCAAGGGACGGCAGCCATGGATATCTGCCCGGCGGGACGGGCTTCTACCGCAAAACCTTCGCGCTTCCGGCAGATGCTGACGGGTCCAAGTGGAATATCCGCTTCGACGGGGTATCAGGCACAAGCACAGTCTGGGTCAACGGGCATCTGATCGGCTCGCATCAGGGCGGTTATATCGGGTACAGTTATGATCTGACAGATGTGCTCCGCTATGGTGAGGAGGGCATGAATGTCATACTCGTCAAGGTGGATGCTACAGAATGTGAGGGCTGGTGGTATGAAGGCTGCGGCATTTACCGGCATGTCTGGCTGGAGTCCACGGACTGCCTGCATGTGGCTGAATACGGCACTTACATTACGACACCGGAGGTGGCAAAAGAACAGGCATCCGTTCATCTCTCTACCCGTATCCGCAATGATTATACCGAAGGAAAGCAGATATCTCTGCACACGGTTATCTATGATGCGGATGGAATACAGGTCGGTGAGGGGACGGCGGAGGCTTATGCAGACTGGTATGCGGAAGTAGAGCTGGAGCAGAGCTTCTGCGTGGAGCAGCCGAATCTCTGGAGCCCTGAATCTCCTTATCTGTATAAGGCGGAGTCGGTCATTAGGGTTGCCGGACAAAAGCTTGACCGGTATGAGACCGTGTTCGGCATCCGCAGCATCCGTTTCGACTCCAAGGAAGGGTTCTTCCTGAACGGGGAACCGCTGCTGATCAAGGGGACCTGCAATCACCAGGATTTCGCCGGGGTCGGCGTAGCGCTGCCTGATAGCCTCATTGAATATAAGCTGAAGCTGCTGCAGGAGATGGGCTCCAATGCCTACCGCAGCGCGCATCATCCGCCAACGCCTGAACTGCTGGATATCTGTGACCGGATTGGCATGCTGGTGATGGATGAGAACCGTAAGCTGGACAGCAGCCCGAACGGCCTGAGCCAGCTGTCGCGGATGCTCTACCGTGACCGCAACCATCCGTGCGTAATCATCTGGAGCCTGGAGAACGAAGAGGTGCTTGAAGGCACCTTGACGGGCGCCCGGGTACTGAAGACACTGGCAGACTGGACGCGCCGTATTGATCCGACCCGTCCGACTTGTGCAGCGATGAACCATGGCTGGCATGAGAATGGCTATAATGACGCTGTCGAGATTACAGGTTATAATTACGGGCACAGACAAGACGTAAGCATTGACCTCCATGATCATGAGCGATACCCGGACCGCCTAATGATCGGCAGTGAATGTGCCAGTTATACCGCTACGCGGGGCATCTATGAGGATGATCCGGTCAAGGGCTATTGCTCTGAATACGGCACGAACATTCCTTCATGGGGCTGTACCCCGCAGCAGGCATGGAGCGATCTGGTGCAGTACCGCTTCCTGACCGGCGTGTTCATGTGGACAGGCTTCGATTACCGGGGAGAGCCAACTCCCCATCTCTGGCCGTGCATCAATTCGCATTTCGGGCTGATGGACACCTGCGGCTTCCCGAAGGACAGCTACTACTATATGCAGTCTGTCTGGAGGGAGGAGCCGATGGTCCATGTGCTTCCGCACTGGAACTGGCCCGGTTCTGAGGGCAAGCCGGTGGAGGTGCGGGTGTTCGCAAATACCGATACCGTTGAGCTGAGTCTGAACGGCAGAAGTCTGGGTGAGCAGCAGGTGGATACGAACGGGTATTTGTCGTGGGAGGTTCTCTATGAACCCGGTGAGCTGCAAGCCGCCGGCAAACGGGGCGGCCATGTTATCGCCGAGAAGACTGTGGTCACCGCCGGTCAGCCGTACCAGATCGCCTTGTTCCCGGACCGGCTGGAGGCGCAGGCGGACGGCTCGGATACGATTCCGGTTCGCGTAGCCGTGCTGGACAAGCAGGGCTACGTTGTTCCGGCGGCGGATCACGAGATCCGCTTTGAAGTGACGGGAGCGGGGGCGCTGCTCGGGGTTGGCAACGGCAATCCAAGCAGCCATGAGCCGGATAAGTCGGTGCTGCGGCGTGCTTTTAACGGATGGTGTCTGGCGCTGATTCAGACTTCTGCCGCAGCGGGCGCCATTCAGGTTCGGGCTGTAGCTCCAGGGCTTGCGTCTGCGGAAGTGGTGCTGCAGTCCGTTTCGGAATAG
- a CDS encoding sensor histidine kinase encodes MMPKLKKYMPFTYKMMIPYLLLVLLTDVFIGYISYSMLTDSRTEMAESNIRTGMEQSRNNIRYQMDEIQRMSDNLFGSQPFQRALEMKGTPFEIYLTMLDQIVPQITAPLQLFGNKIRFILYTPNPDLNIVSGDNLDDPIIVSDYYILPLDDITGSGWYRSLKDSKRDNLWLQIDTDQKLGNLSHVRRLVNFSDYKSLIGYVRITVSLEDLFGGFDTFPLEEGITLRLVEETTGDILFQRGPANNSSGQENFLRLQEQIPGSNFIIEAMVPHKYLTQDAGRLRRVIIAVCSLSFLVMTLIGYVVARISGRKMSRIVGLVRSFQDGNFQKRIRFSGNDEFVQIADSFNDMASNIQGLINSVYVQGIQKKQAELEALQAQINPHFLYNTLSTISSLANLGEIGKVTEMVQGLSRFYRLTLNQGNVYIELEKELDQVATYLEIQRVKYADAFTLHVDVDEEIMHMQVIKLLLQPFVENIFKHAWFGETIAIRLTGKRVGDNIELKVIDNGIGMRPEVVKRMMQGPSQSGGYGVKNVNERIKLRYGDAYGVTIASFYGGGTTVRLLLPAGLQGHEEL; translated from the coding sequence ATGATGCCCAAGCTTAAGAAGTACATGCCGTTCACCTATAAAATGATGATTCCTTATCTGCTGCTGGTTCTCCTCACGGATGTGTTCATCGGCTATATCTCGTATTCCATGCTGACTGATTCCCGGACAGAGATGGCCGAGTCCAACATCCGCACAGGCATGGAGCAGTCGAGGAACAATATCCGCTATCAGATGGATGAAATTCAGCGGATGTCGGACAACCTGTTCGGCAGCCAGCCGTTCCAGCGTGCGCTTGAGATGAAGGGGACACCGTTTGAGATTTATCTGACGATGCTTGACCAAATTGTCCCCCAGATTACCGCGCCGCTGCAGCTGTTCGGGAATAAGATCCGCTTCATACTCTACACCCCGAACCCTGATCTGAACATTGTGTCCGGGGATAATCTGGATGATCCGATCATTGTCAGTGACTACTATATTCTGCCCCTGGACGATATTACAGGCAGCGGGTGGTACCGGTCGCTGAAGGATTCCAAGCGTGATAATTTGTGGCTGCAGATTGATACAGACCAGAAGCTGGGCAACCTCTCACATGTACGCAGACTCGTCAACTTCAGTGATTACAAGTCGCTGATCGGTTATGTGCGGATTACGGTATCGCTGGAGGACCTGTTCGGCGGCTTCGATACCTTCCCGCTGGAGGAAGGCATTACGCTGCGGCTGGTGGAGGAGACTACGGGGGATATTCTATTCCAGCGGGGTCCTGCCAATAATAGCAGCGGACAGGAGAATTTCCTCAGGCTGCAGGAACAGATTCCGGGCAGTAACTTCATAATTGAAGCGATGGTACCGCATAAATATCTGACCCAGGATGCCGGCCGGCTGCGCAGGGTGATTATTGCTGTCTGTAGTCTTAGCTTCCTGGTCATGACTTTGATCGGTTATGTGGTGGCACGGATATCGGGACGCAAAATGAGCCGGATCGTAGGCCTGGTGCGCTCCTTCCAGGACGGGAACTTCCAGAAGCGTATCCGCTTCTCCGGCAATGATGAATTCGTGCAGATCGCGGATTCCTTCAATGATATGGCCTCCAATATCCAGGGGCTGATCAACAGCGTGTACGTGCAGGGAATTCAGAAGAAGCAGGCGGAGCTGGAGGCCCTGCAGGCACAGATCAATCCGCATTTTCTATATAATACGCTCTCTACGATCAGCAGCCTGGCTAATCTCGGGGAGATCGGCAAAGTCACGGAGATGGTCCAGGGGTTGTCCCGGTTCTACCGGCTGACGCTCAATCAGGGCAATGTCTATATTGAACTGGAGAAGGAGCTAGACCAGGTGGCTACGTACTTGGAGATCCAGCGGGTCAAATATGCGGACGCCTTCACGCTGCACGTGGATGTGGACGAGGAGATCATGCATATGCAGGTGATTAAGCTTCTGCTGCAGCCTTTTGTGGAGAATATATTCAAGCACGCCTGGTTCGGTGAGACCATTGCCATCCGGCTGACCGGCAAGCGTGTGGGGGACAATATTGAACTCAAGGTAATTGATAACGGGATTGGCATGCGTCCCGAGGTGGTCAAGCGTATGATGCAGGGGCCGAGCCAGTCGGGCGGTTACGGTGTGAAAAATGTGAATGAGCGGATCAAGCTCAGATACGGTGATGCGTACGGGGTGACGATTGCCAGCTTCTACGGTGGCGGTACAACCGTGCGGCTGCTGCTCCCTGCCGGGCTTCAGGGTCACGAGGAGCTGTAA
- a CDS encoding response regulator, with product MSINVLLVDDEAIDLEWLRRRVLASPLDLAVVGTANSGFNALKIMEQERVDIILSDIRMPIMTGTEFARRAKVIHPKVKIVFISGHEDFSYAKEAIEINASGYLLKPVEDKDLYDMLESLSAALEQEREQSRSFTEALSLVNKELILRWFEDTSPEPAEPHLRSALNPLLMKGAAAAIIEIDDLEWKMRDLSEEDARVKTRQMAGLIRAFVESTKLGTLIPVHHHRFVILCSHPSDSFLSLLDELIKQMAGSSPCTLTIGVGRYAQDEAGLHESYQQATAALSAKWLLGKNRLIRDNLESSPRGTPGARIEQTVVQLLEAIIQYDLVAIDDHLLELFTNAGKKDVYELIIRITSKLHADLQQQNENLYELLQWESHQPDILFQFETIHDILSWMRRRFFELSELLYVKRQRQKRKLIDEIMNYVEENLEKKITLKEVAAHFDFTPNYLGFLFKEEYGVPFSEYVNERKTGRVFELLSDPTLKIYEIAERMGYKNIIYFNRQFKQITGMTPGEYRKKQKI from the coding sequence ATGAGTATCAATGTATTACTGGTTGACGATGAAGCGATCGATCTGGAGTGGCTGCGGCGCAGAGTGCTGGCCAGCCCGCTGGATCTGGCAGTGGTAGGGACGGCGAACAGCGGCTTCAATGCGCTTAAGATCATGGAACAGGAACGGGTGGATATCATCCTGTCCGATATACGGATGCCTATTATGACGGGTACAGAATTCGCGCGGCGGGCTAAGGTCATTCATCCGAAGGTCAAAATTGTCTTCATCAGCGGCCACGAGGATTTCAGCTATGCCAAGGAAGCGATTGAGATCAATGCCTCCGGCTATTTATTGAAACCTGTGGAAGACAAGGATCTCTACGACATGCTGGAATCCCTGTCTGCCGCTCTGGAGCAGGAACGGGAACAGAGCCGATCCTTCACCGAAGCGCTATCCCTGGTGAATAAGGAGCTGATTCTGCGCTGGTTCGAGGATACATCGCCTGAACCGGCAGAGCCGCATCTGCGCAGCGCCCTGAATCCGCTGCTCATGAAGGGAGCGGCCGCAGCGATTATCGAGATCGATGATCTGGAATGGAAAATGCGCGACCTGTCCGAGGAGGATGCACGTGTCAAGACGCGGCAGATGGCCGGACTGATCAGAGCCTTCGTGGAGAGCACCAAGCTGGGAACCCTGATTCCCGTCCATCATCACCGGTTCGTGATTCTGTGCAGCCATCCCTCGGATAGCTTCCTCAGTCTGCTGGATGAGCTGATTAAACAGATGGCCGGGAGCTCTCCCTGCACCTTAACCATCGGGGTCGGGCGTTACGCCCAGGATGAAGCGGGGCTGCATGAATCTTACCAGCAGGCAACGGCCGCACTCAGCGCGAAGTGGCTGCTCGGGAAGAACCGGCTGATCCGTGATAACCTGGAGTCTTCCCCGCGCGGTACGCCGGGGGCCCGGATCGAACAGACGGTTGTGCAGCTGCTGGAAGCGATCATCCAGTACGATCTGGTGGCGATTGACGATCATCTGCTGGAGCTGTTCACGAATGCCGGCAAGAAGGACGTCTATGAGCTGATTATCCGTATTACCTCCAAGCTGCATGCTGATCTTCAGCAGCAGAATGAGAATCTGTATGAGCTGCTCCAGTGGGAGTCCCATCAGCCGGACATCCTGTTCCAGTTCGAGACGATTCATGATATTCTGTCGTGGATGAGACGGAGATTCTTCGAGCTGTCGGAGCTGCTGTACGTGAAGCGGCAGCGGCAGAAGCGCAAGCTGATCGACGAGATTATGAATTATGTGGAGGAGAATCTGGAGAAGAAGATCACGCTGAAGGAGGTAGCCGCCCACTTCGACTTCACCCCGAACTACCTGGGCTTCTTGTTCAAGGAAGAATACGGTGTTCCCTTCAGCGAGTACGTCAACGAGCGCAAGACGGGCAGAGTGTTCGAGCTGCTAAGTGATCCGACGCTTAAGATCTATGAGATTGCCGAACGGATGGGCTATAAGAATATTATCTATTTCAACCGGCAGTTCAAGCAGATCACAGGCATGACACCGGGGGAATACCGCAAGAAACAGAAAATCTAA
- a CDS encoding ABC transporter permease subunit gives MKQKQHGFWDDVKKYRSLLLMLTPAVLFFLLFAYLPMSGIVLAFKQFDYTGGVFGSPWNGLDNFKFFIDSGDAWRVTRNTALYNIAFIVVNNGLQIFAAILLFEVAGKWFRKLTQTVLFLPYFISWVVVGAIAYNLFNFDVGTVNVLLKGLGMQPVDIYNTAAYWPFILVIVSAWKTLGYGTIMYLAAITSIDTEMYEAAEIDGANIFQRIMKITIPNLMPTVIILVLLAIGNIFRGDFGMFYNMVGNNGLLFSSTDVIDTFVFRSLTTSNEIGMSAAAGFYQSLLGFATIMLANYAVRRYDKDRALF, from the coding sequence ATGAAACAGAAACAACACGGATTCTGGGACGATGTCAAGAAATACAGATCCTTGCTTCTTATGCTGACACCGGCTGTATTGTTCTTTCTGCTCTTTGCTTATCTGCCTATGTCGGGTATTGTGCTGGCATTTAAGCAATTTGATTATACTGGCGGGGTATTCGGCAGTCCGTGGAACGGACTGGATAACTTCAAATTCTTCATTGATTCCGGTGACGCCTGGCGCGTAACCCGAAATACAGCGTTATATAACATCGCATTCATCGTTGTGAACAACGGGCTTCAGATCTTTGCAGCGATCCTGCTGTTCGAGGTAGCGGGCAAATGGTTCCGCAAGCTGACCCAAACGGTATTGTTCCTGCCTTATTTCATTTCCTGGGTTGTAGTTGGAGCCATTGCGTACAACCTGTTCAACTTCGATGTAGGTACCGTTAACGTATTGCTGAAGGGACTCGGTATGCAGCCGGTGGATATCTATAATACGGCAGCCTACTGGCCGTTTATCCTGGTCATTGTCTCCGCCTGGAAGACACTGGGCTACGGAACGATCATGTATCTGGCCGCGATTACCAGCATTGACACCGAGATGTACGAAGCCGCCGAAATTGACGGCGCGAATATTTTCCAGCGCATTATGAAAATTACGATTCCGAACCTGATGCCGACTGTCATCATTCTGGTGCTGCTGGCGATCGGTAATATCTTCCGCGGAGACTTCGGGATGTTCTACAATATGGTCGGCAACAACGGCCTGCTGTTCTCATCCACAGACGTAATCGACACCTTCGTCTTCCGCTCGCTGACCACATCCAATGAAATCGGGATGTCTGCGGCAGCCGGCTTCTACCAATCCCTGCTCGGCTTCGCAACCATCATGCTGGCCAACTATGCTGTACGCCGATACGACAAGGATCGCGCTCTATTCTAG
- a CDS encoding carbohydrate ABC transporter permease — MSSTTANIKSPEVRRKPEGRDKMLLSIIGYVTLTVLAIFCIFPFILVISSSLSEESAIIEKGFQIFPTAFSTEAYSLLFKYPAEMLRAYGVTISVTAIGTIVGLFLTSMTAYVLSRRDFKWRSRFSFFFFFTTLFSGGLVPWYLMIINYLHLKDTLLVLILPMMMNVFYIIVMKSFMSSIPDAITESAKIDGAGDFRIFMQLIVPLSKPALATIGLFIALAYWNDWYNALLFISKSELMPLQYYLYKMLGNMDGMRKAMMASGAVVNTDLPTESLKMAMTIVATGPILLAYPFIQKYFVTGLTIGAVKG; from the coding sequence ATGAGTTCAACCACTGCAAATATTAAATCACCGGAAGTACGCAGAAAGCCTGAGGGCCGGGACAAGATGCTACTATCCATCATCGGATACGTAACCCTTACGGTACTGGCCATCTTCTGTATCTTCCCGTTCATTCTGGTTATCTCTTCCTCTCTGAGTGAAGAGAGCGCGATTATCGAGAAAGGGTTCCAGATCTTCCCGACTGCCTTCTCGACAGAAGCGTACAGCCTGCTGTTCAAGTATCCGGCTGAGATGCTCAGAGCCTATGGGGTGACGATCTCCGTTACGGCCATCGGTACTATTGTCGGATTGTTCCTGACGTCAATGACAGCCTACGTGCTGTCCCGGAGAGATTTCAAATGGCGCAGCCGCTTCTCCTTCTTCTTCTTCTTCACTACATTGTTCAGCGGCGGTCTGGTTCCATGGTACCTGATGATCATCAACTATCTGCATCTGAAGGATACGCTTCTGGTACTGATCCTGCCGATGATGATGAACGTCTTCTATATTATTGTCATGAAGTCCTTCATGAGCAGCATCCCGGATGCCATTACAGAATCCGCCAAAATAGACGGAGCCGGCGATTTCCGGATCTTCATGCAGCTGATTGTGCCGTTGTCCAAGCCCGCCCTGGCGACCATTGGTCTGTTCATTGCCTTGGCTTACTGGAACGACTGGTACAACGCATTGCTCTTCATCTCCAAGTCGGAGCTGATGCCGCTGCAGTATTATCTCTACAAAATGTTAGGCAATATGGATGGAATGCGTAAGGCGATGATGGCTTCCGGTGCGGTGGTCAACACGGACCTGCCAACCGAAAGTCTGAAGATGGCCATGACGATTGTGGCTACGGGACCGATCCTGCTGGCGTATCCGTTCATCCAGAAATATTTTGTAACAGGACTTACGATTGGTGCAGTCAAAGGATGA
- a CDS encoding DUF3502 domain-containing protein: MMNKKKKLTVTLATMMALGTVLSACGGNNNANTGAEATKAPATSEGATNSGAPDTSKEVKLKMILLGPQPGDYDKVFGELNTKLKEKINATVETEFLDWSDWTQKYPLKFAANEDFDLVYTANWAFYNDQALKGGFLELTDDMLTKYMPQTWEAMPKVNWQQAKVDGKLYMVPNNNVEVTDKVVLYREDLRKKHNLPEINSAESYATYLKAIAKDEKGITAFGAKPADGWKFHELDQTLLEQNNNFNLVDASLLPLAYKLDDASGKVFNIYDTPEFTSLLQYYKDLADNGAWSKNVVSNKNDVWQDVKAGKVSSYAHNLGTVAANLAEMRRDKPDVELGIADLTPDKKKIAAISTQNGMSVHATSKNPERALMLLDLLQNDKEIHDLTMYGIAGSNYNPEGDKKFTAGPAAANYTGFSNWGWNSPLNRQDAAYPKEADDMFNTWQSSIYHFPLETFVFDTTPVKNEVANIGNVMLRYAIPLEYGLIDDLAKGQADLIKQLKSAGLDKVQTEMQTQIDAFLAAQK; the protein is encoded by the coding sequence ATGATGAACAAGAAAAAGAAACTAACAGTTACGCTTGCAACGATGATGGCGCTTGGAACGGTCCTCAGTGCCTGCGGCGGCAATAATAACGCAAATACAGGAGCGGAGGCCACTAAGGCTCCGGCGACATCGGAAGGAGCAACAAATTCCGGTGCTCCGGACACCTCCAAAGAAGTGAAGCTCAAAATGATTCTGCTCGGGCCACAGCCTGGCGATTATGACAAGGTCTTCGGAGAGCTGAACACCAAGCTCAAAGAGAAAATCAATGCCACAGTAGAAACTGAATTCCTCGATTGGTCCGACTGGACCCAGAAATATCCGCTGAAATTCGCAGCGAACGAAGACTTCGATCTCGTATATACAGCGAACTGGGCCTTCTATAACGATCAGGCGCTGAAAGGCGGATTCCTGGAGCTAACAGATGATATGCTGACCAAATACATGCCACAGACCTGGGAAGCGATGCCGAAAGTGAACTGGCAGCAAGCCAAGGTGGACGGCAAGCTCTACATGGTTCCTAATAACAATGTTGAAGTAACCGACAAAGTGGTGCTGTACCGTGAGGATCTGCGCAAAAAACACAATCTGCCTGAAATCAACAGTGCTGAATCATATGCTACTTATCTGAAGGCCATTGCCAAAGATGAGAAAGGCATCACCGCATTCGGTGCCAAGCCTGCAGACGGCTGGAAATTCCATGAGCTGGATCAGACGCTGCTGGAGCAGAACAACAACTTCAACCTGGTAGATGCAAGCCTGCTTCCGCTGGCGTACAAGCTGGATGATGCATCCGGTAAAGTCTTCAATATCTATGACACACCTGAATTCACTTCCCTGCTTCAATATTACAAAGACCTGGCCGATAACGGCGCGTGGTCCAAGAACGTAGTCAGCAACAAAAACGATGTATGGCAGGATGTGAAAGCAGGCAAGGTATCCTCCTATGCGCACAATCTGGGTACTGTAGCGGCTAACCTGGCTGAAATGCGCCGTGACAAACCGGATGTAGAGCTGGGCATTGCTGACCTTACCCCGGACAAAAAGAAAATTGCTGCGATCTCTACACAGAACGGGATGTCCGTCCATGCGACCTCTAAGAACCCAGAGCGCGCCCTGATGCTGCTCGATCTGCTGCAGAATGACAAGGAAATTCACGACTTGACTATGTACGGTATCGCCGGAAGCAACTACAATCCGGAAGGCGACAAGAAGTTCACCGCCGGTCCTGCTGCCGCTAACTACACTGGCTTCTCGAACTGGGGCTGGAACTCCCCGCTGAACCGTCAGGATGCAGCGTATCCTAAAGAAGCGGACGATATGTTCAACACTTGGCAGTCCAGCATCTATCACTTCCCGCTGGAAACCTTCGTCTTCGACACTACGCCAGTGAAGAACGAAGTGGCTAACATCGGCAACGTGATGTTGCGTTATGCGATTCCGCTTGAGTATGGCTTGATCGATGATCTGGCTAAAGGTCAGGCAGACCTGATCAAGCAGCTGAAATCAGCAGGTCTGGATAAAGTACAGACTGAAATGCAGACACAGATCGATGCGTTCCTCGCAGCGCAGAAATAA